TAACAGCCTCCCCCAAGGTCCTTTATACCGACGGATTTACTATCTCTAATGTCTCCCCAAACCACCATTAAGCACAGCCTTCAATAATTTGCACAGagaatgttgttgttggttttttctttcacttttttttcactCCAAACGTCATAGTTCTCAactgtacacacacattttCGGTAGATTAATGGCGGTAAGCAGAATACTAGACCTATAATCCTGGGCAAAGTGTTAAAAggtgaaatgaaaagaaaatacaactaTCTAGTGGTTTTGAGAACAGCATGCCTGTAATCCTCACATTGACTTCCGAACTGCCGAGATTCACTAAGTGAAATGTAACCTCTGCCTTTCTGAGACGATTAAAGACGGAcgtaaaaatttgttttcagccCAAAATACATTCAATTCGTTATAATCTGTGTATGAAACgtatttgaattgtgtttagTTACCTTTAAGAGTGGTGTTTTATAAAACGAAGTGTGCATTAAATGTGTATTGACACAACGAAATGAACCCTATTTTGCGCAGAGAAACTTTTTAGAAGTTAACATGCACCGATCCCAAAACTTATAACAGGTTCATCGACAATTGCTAATGAGGTCAACGGGGAAATCCTTTCAAGTGTGTAAAACTCTTTAGAGGAACTTTGGATGGTGGTAGTGTAATGCCTGTAAATGAGCCCCTGGGAAAACGAGCAGTCATTATTTACATCTTCTACGTCCCCGTTAAGACGACTTCACTCCCACTTTCTTCCTCTGCCCCGATTCATTAGGAGCTGCTCCCTGCTGAGTAATTTATCTAATTACGTGACACTTAATCGTCAAGTAATCTAACGATAAGAGACAACTGGGAAAGGGAGATGAAATCAAGGATAGCGTAACTGGGTAAATTACAACGCACAAGCTGTGCGCGCACGTGTACAGGAAATGTACAACGGAAAACTAAACGCCAATCAAAGTCCGTTGACACTTCACGTGAGGCAATATGGCGGAAAGACCCGATGTGAATAATCCGCGGGAACTAACGATAAGATTAATTAGAGGATGAAACTTTACGACTGGCTCTAGGAATAACACAACTTCTTTTCAAGAAACTGTGGATAAAAGAAGAGCGTGTTAAGGATAAAAAAACTTCTCatgaaaagataaatatatatatgttacttGTTTTAAAATAACGGAGTAAAAATTGTGCGAAAAACGATAATACGGAGAAGTTGGTCAAATTCGTATTACAGAATGAttcaatataggcctacatgttatGTCTTTTAGCGTACTGAAAGAGAGAAGCATTACGGCAGATCTTCCTCAGAATGTGACCTGGTTCCAGCATTTTAATTCTATCCTCACAAAGTTAAGagagtattttatttttctcgtGTGTTTTTGAGAAATCATACATACTCTAGAGTAAGAAACAAAGGATTTGAAAGGGAATGTTTGAAATGTGGCTAAATGTAGGATTAAATCATAGAAATCAATGTGGAGTTGTTCGTGGAATTGATTTGGGTTGTGTAGCACTTaaagttaaggttttattaaaAGGGAACCAACGAAAAAATGCCCGCCTTGAAAGACAAGAGCGAAATCTGGTACAGAGAGCAGAGAGGTTGTTCGCAAAGGTACAGAAAAACCACAACCTCTTTCAAGCTGGTCTGGAGAAATGTTAGGAATCCCTCAAAATTGTAACAAGTTCGGATGGTGTTAAATTAGTTAGCAGACCTCACACAAAAACGCTGGCGTAGCGAGCGACAATGCGTCGAAGAAACACTCACAGGACAGGGCTAATTTCTGCCTCCTCGAAGCTGCTTAAACCATCAGCCATTGTGGCAGCTTCTCGAAAGGCGTGCTGGTGGCTCATGCTTGTCAACAGACGGCCGTATCAACGACGGTCAATTGTACATACCCCCAGACGGTTTCGCCATCATTCAACTGAATTGCAACCCTGGGACCATATGTTCAGACAATTGAGCTGGAATAATTTATGCTGTGTTGAAGACTTTAACAGAAATAGCTGTGTCGTTTTCATGGGTGTCAACGAGAAATCCCGAGTGAATTGAGCGCGTGCTGCATGAGAGCTGTCAAGCGTATAGGAATTAAGTTAATAATTtgtgctaaaattttaaatcaaaccTGAAGAAAAATTTCCCTCGTATAGAAACActtattttctatttttcagACACTTTTTCTTGTACATCACATGaaagtaatgtttttttacGGGCATATTTTATGTCAGGTCGTCTTTACTTGATACTTCATCTATAAACTTTAACGATCGTTGGAAATTATACCATCTGATTTTATTGCAAACTGactgtatttaaatgttttaacatgttgaaaaaaaatcccgAGTGCCAGTTTTAtccattttcttaaaattaagtTTACCAACCGTAAAGGGTGAGGAAACTTGCTATTTAAACATAAAGAACTccattgtgattttttttttaatattctgcGAAATAATAAGACTGCAGATACATCTAGTAACACACAATTTTTAAAAGCATAAAAAGCTGATCACCTTTAATagttgaaagaaaatgttttccgTGTTAAGATGATGTGTGATTTGTAGTTTATTAATCTTGTTCATTAGATTGCTCCGCTCATACATCAGACCATCGccctatatatacacaggtgGAAAATTACTTGCTGGACTGGTTTGCTCTGGCGTatattcaaaaacatttcatttatatactgtTCCATACAGCAGACGATATTGCAGTTGGAGTTGACATTTCTCGAAAtactgttgtatatgtatgtgattcATAGATGTGAACGGGTAAGGAATACAATCAGGCTGTTCAGAACCTGTCACGATTAGTGCCAAATTATAGCAATACCATGCTGGAATTTTGCGTGACATGCACGTGCATCTGGTTGTAGTGCATTTCGAAATTTACATTGTTGTCAATCAGTTACATATATTTGCCCGGTCCAATCAAGACTCAAACTTACATGAAAACAGAAATCTGGTTTGACGCCGTTGGTTTTTAAGACTATTAAATGAGATTATTAtgttttcaacagttttcaaaatcCTGTATTAAGTGAGCGGATATATACAAAAAGACAAATTTGCAAGGTAAGGGACCGGGATCACAAATCTGTCCTAGACTAAGTCTAGTCCATAAGACTAAGACTGACACAAGTCTATCAGAATAAGACTGGCGTAAGTCTATAAGACTAAAACTGACATAAGACATTAAGACTAAGACTAAAACTGACATAAGTCCATTAGACTAAGACTGACGTAAGTCTATAAGTCCATAAGACTAAAACTGACGGAAGATATTAAGACTAAGACTGAGACTGACATAAGTCCATAAGACAACTTTATGATTCTCGGGACTGATTTTCCGATCGCGAGTCGCCTGTAGATAATTATTACATGCATTTGAGATTTCCATCGGCTGAAGCTGATATCGAATCCATGAAGAAAAGATGCAACATTTACCATCTCGCcataggtacatatatacaaaagtaCGCATAGTGAACATTAAGCTGCAAGATAGGGATTATTCTGTAAGGACATTTCAGAAAAGCACATCCGAGGCTAAaacgtgatagctggcaaatgatcacacataaccagtgaaatccggcttcttgtgaatttgcctcagTTCGgatttcattctaactgttcatgtaaatgcgtaaatcaTGGCAACATAGACGCACCCTGGCACCTTGGTTTAAgaagaattaggtgaaaaattcgGTGATGCCAACGGCGATTTATTAAACGTCAGTAATCGGAAATtgtttaaaatgctgtgttatgatCATGAATAATGAAGGGCATCAATAACGTGACATTTGATTATCGgtcattttttcttgaaattacATTTCATTACATTGATATCAGATTGTCTTTCACAAGCTTGTCATAAACGTTGataaactgttgaaaaaaaagagagataTTATTGATTATTCCCCCTTCCCGTCAACGAGGCTACGAGTTCAAATCGGCTTATTCTACACACTAATTTCCATAAATCTGACACTTGTAATTTGAAAAAGTTGCTGTTAAAACAACGCATAACATCAaaaccaaaaatcaaaaaaaccaaaagaaaaaaaaaaccacataGAACATTAAATTTTGATTGACCCTCTTGTTTgctttatgtaaatatgtaaacttacgataaataaaaatgtgacagTGTGTTCAAATTCAGGACATCCTTCTGTTTATAAGAAATATTATCGAATTACACAATTTAATCACTTTAGTTGAAAAGCCTTAATTTTTTGttgacgacaacaacaacaaaaaatatccaCATATTTGtagatattattttattttgcaatTCGACATAAAGTAAATCTGGGGGTTTTGGGGGGAAACTTCTAAAAGTTATTATAGCATTCAATTAAATTTTTCGTCCATTTGGCACCATTTTGTGGATTATGGTACTTAATTGACGGTTTTGATTTCACTTGATACCCATAAGATAACAGACCTCAGATTAACCCTTCCTTTGAAGTGCTTATCTCTGGCATTTCGATACCCGTTTAACTAAGTGTTTCAGCGCTGAAACTCTGAGACAAGAAGTGACAATTTAATTGATTCTGACAAACGCTTTCGTCACACAAGCATGATGGAATTCTTTCCTCTCCGGTATGGGCTTGTGTGAAAGGGAACATATAGATACGTTCGTGTCCTGAAAAAATATAGGATTTAAGGCATCGCACCCAAGGGGAATTCCCTGCAGGGTCGTGCCGAATTCAACataccagggcccagtttcacaaaggttcacaagacattttttatcgtacatttgtcatacGATATTTTACACATCATTATTGCCGTACAATTGTCCTAAATCTGCCATTATCATagatgtacgacatctttgtgaaaccgGGCCCTGGTGATGTGATGATAACAGAAGAGGCTCACGTGTTAACGCGCATGTGTAACAGATAAAAATGAGAACTTTACCACTGCAtttaaaaaagtttattttgcacaattgttgtttttttttggaaccGTTTCATATTCCGTGACATCAAGTTACGCGATAAAAGGCATTAATTCctgaaatatttaacaaattttaaaggCTGTATAAATTTCATCTCCGAGGAATACTATTTTGAAACACAGTCAGTATACTGAtacattaatttacattttgtgaGATAGTAAGTATACAAATGCTGCATACGGGGTTTGTCCTTAAAatcaaatatacacaaaacagaACTGTATGCACATATTCGTTTCTAATATGTACACTTTTTGAGGTTTGGTACCATAAAATAAAGGTTGGACAGTCAAAGGCCTAAATATAGGTTGTATAATGACAGTTGTTAATTACTCAGAATATTTTAGACACAGTGTCACATTCAGAAAACTCTGGCGCTGCACTTTCGGTTTTCTTTCACGAATAAACCAGATTATTGCCATACTGGGCTCAGTGACAGAATGTTTGTTAATATGGCGATATAacccacaatcaaataaatcattaattcTGAAAAGGGCGACGtatgttatttgtttttggCGAATTATATAATACAAAGGAccttatatgtatatcatattgAAACCATATATATGCTAATAAATGACTGGCCCTATACTCTTAACTGGCTGAGCGTTTGTTGGTTTAGATCTTGACATCGTTGCACGCTACAGTTCTAATTAACACGATTCGTACGTAGAGAAATATTTCTACTGACGCCTGAATGTAACAACAATTACAactaatatttatatgtaaccCCAAGTTTGCTGTGTAACTCGCTTTCATCAGTTCAAATGATAGTTCTGAAAATTATATTCATGAACGAGTTTTGCTCTCTGCCAATCTTATGTGTTAACCAATATATTGACCACAGCTTGCCATTGGCATGTCAGGATTTGTCTATATTGCCACATTTTGACCAAAAAGTTCTTGTTAACATTTGGCAATATATTTGCGGACAATTTGATCACAgacatgtaatatttcacatatgtgcTGTAGACATTTGACGACCAATTTACTGTGGGTACATCTGACTACATATAGGCTTCTGACATTCATGAAGTTTGACTCATGATAGAAATCAGTCGTTGACATTTGATTTTAACGTGGATACATAATTCTTTATTATGTAATTATTAATACATAATTAACCTACATAATTCTGACCACAGAAATTGATTCTTGACATATTTTAATGTGTTGTCTGTTGACAAACTTGACATACAGTTTGACTTCAGAAATTGATCATGCCATCTGATTATATATTGACTGTTGACATTCTGATAGACGCATTTTAACTGTAGAAATAGTTCGTTGAAATTTGACTACATGTTAGTTGCTGacatataaatgtgttttgataATAGAAGTTGGTCCCTGACATCTGACTACATACTGATTGCTGgcataaaaatacataatattTACTACAGAAATTGTTCGTTAACATTtgactataggcctatactggtTGCTGACATACATGCATGGTTTCGACTTCAGAATTTGGAAGTTAAGGCTTGTATACATAACTATAGAAATTGGTCATCGACACTTGACTAAGTATATAATTTTGACTTGAGAAAATTGGTCGTTGGCATCTAACTACAAATAGATTCGGACTAAGCCGTCAGGACTTACCGGCAGTTTCCGTGAGGCACTAAGACAGAAGGTACACACGGGTTTGGGTAGGGAATCGGGATTAGGGGGCGGCATCCGGGGTAAAAGCCCATGATGTTTTAAACAGGGTTGATCCATACAGTCCGACCCCACCATTAGCACTGTGTTCAGGTGAGCAATGTAACTGGTAGCTAAGCGCAGGGTTTCTATTTTCGATAGTTTCCTATCCGCTGGTTCAGTAGGTATCAGCGTCCGGAGCGTAACAAATGCCGTGTTCACGCTGTGAGTACGGTCTCTTTCCCTCGCGTTTGCCGCCGTCCGCGGCTTCATGGTGCCCCCAGGAGACATTCGACAGTACGAGTTGGCATCGGACGTCGGTGCCGTTTCGGAACTCATCGTAAGAGTCGTCGTGCCGGCTTGAAGCACCATCGTGTTCGACATGTTATTGCTTCCCTTCTTCGAACCCAGCGATTTTTTCTTCCGTTTGTTGTTGAGAGAGGTTAACTGCTGGTCTCCACCGGCGACACTCGGCCCTTGGTCCAGCCCGGGGGAGACGTCAAGCGTATCCAAACTGAAACTCTCTTCGCCTTCGTTGCCGTCGTCGTCGAGTTTGCGTTTCTTCCTGTCGAATACCTTTCGCATGCTTTTCACATGAGaaccccccgggctctgactgGGAAGGTACTCACCATGGGTTGTCCTCGCGAGGTGCTAACAGATTGCTCAGAAAAATATTGGCCTTTAcgccaaagaaataaatatgcagGACTATATGTTATTCTCCTTTTTTGTCTGTCTATTGTGACCACATTTCCTCTGCAACTTTTTACGCCGGTAAGCACTTTCCCGCTGTcagatataaaaataacacgcgggatataaaacaaagatatttgtTTCTTCTCGTCAGACGAGTTATGGAACTGGCAAGGTTGGTAGTAAATCTCCTCGAGCTTGGTTAGAGCGAAGAAATCCTAGTTTTTAATCCACAGACGTGCTTTCTGCCAGTTTTGGGCGTCCATAATGTACGATTCCTACGAGGAAGAATTATCCCCCTTGTCCACGCTAGCTTCAATTTATGACCTAAAACATTGAAGCCTGAATCACAGAAGGTGTTGATGCCGGAGTCGAAAGGCCATCCTGAGTCGGAAACAGACAGAGCGACTTGTAACTCGGAAACAAACCAGCTTATCTCTAGCCTCCCAGACCTCATACCACGCCTCGCTGAAAAGGGGGCGTGGTACCGAGCCTAATCAATTTCAACTTGTCAGTTTCACAGATCGCGGACCGCGGTGAAGATTCGGCAATCGGAGAAGAGTGTGAGGCGATTGTGAGAGGGAGAAGTCTCGGCTAGCATTGCTGTGTTTATTCTCAGCTGTGTATAATGATACACACATCAGCCGAGCATCGAGTTATAGGCCCTATCCGGTAACTCGCAGTTAGATCTACGCgaaaacaaagatatttatatatacatatatatgtgctaTACTGACGGCTGTCACGCCGTGACAAATCAATCTGTGAGGATATATGCGTAAAATAAACAGTAATTCGTCAGTGGTAATGTCACAGATGAGATTCCGTGGAGGCGTCATGCTGTACGTACACTAGAAAACATtgtctattaattttaacagaaagtctcttgtctgagtgatgctagaacgtattctgttattatgacataatactgtgtcatattcaacgcAATATCCTGTTGACCTAATACAAactttgtgttaaataaatagaatatgtatgttgtCTTGAACACAAAAATCTGCTGAAATAACataacacattctagcatcactcagacaacagactttttgttaaatttaacaagttAAATCTTTTGCAAGAGTACAATTCACTTTTGGCTTTGGGAAGAAcaacacatatatgcatattcTTATATTCGTTGTATAACGTCCCATTCTCCAGCTCTCTAACCAGAATTATCATTATTACCTCCCTTTCGTGAAATATTCACAACTAGCATAAACAGCACTCTGGCCATTAACAAAGAAAGATGTGTGAGGAAGCGGGATGTGGATCAGTGGTGAAATACTCATAACTAAGCTGTACTCCGCAAAACAGCACTCTGGCCATTAACAAAGAAAGATGTGTGAGGAAGCGGGATGTGGATCAGTGGTGAAATACTCATAACTAAGCTGTACTCCGCAAAACAGCACTCTGGCCATTAACAAAGAAAGATGTGTGAGGAAGCGGGATGTGGATCAGTGGTGAAATACTCATAACTAAGCTGTACTCCGCAAAACAGCACTCTGGCCATTAACAAAGAAAGATGTGTGAGGAAGCAGAATGTGGGTCAGTTGTTAGAAGTAGGACTCCACCAACAGCTGGCACAAAAAgtgtgagttcaatcccgaCCGTAGTCAGCCAGTTTCGATTCCGCTGCTTTAATCGTTCGTTTGGAGACAAGCGGTTAGCTATGCTCTTGTAGCCCGAACCTAGCTCGCTACACGTCACTTGTTGTCCACCATGGCGTGCCGGCATTAAGTCTATATACGTGTTACTGTGGAAAGAtcgtcagtaaattgccaaagagcgaaggtttacatgtacctcgGAACTCAGATGTCCACCCCCGTGaaaactggccgccatcgtgtaattATGGTTTACTGAGTGGACACCGGCTAATGTGGACGAGTTCAATTTTTGTTACTCACTAAATCGCAatcaatgaaaatcaaaataaaactttgacaCAAAAAGTTAAGATAGTAAAACTCGTACCGTTCTTTTTTATGAATGGCACAAGAACAGGTACCGAGAGAAGTTTGCGGTGTCGAATAGCGTCACTGTAACGTCATGTTGTTTACGCCAACGTGCTGCATGATCGCCACAACGTTAAACCATGGTGGTATATATAGTGCACATATACCTCCGTGGTTAAACCATTGGCAAACGTATACTTTGTGTAATAACTTTTATGTCGTATTTAACAaatcttcagtcatatgacgacgaggtgtcattCGGTGTGTCACAGGCCCTCATATAGATAGATCCTACAGGCCCAGTCATAACTTCACAGTGCATATAAAAAAAGGACGAGGTCGGAAGTAAAGTACTGACTTTAGTAATAATCCAATTCCCCCATAgtttgtactgtatttcattatGTCCTACGAGTCTCACGTTCTCTGTATAGTGTGTCAAAAATATTCACAGTATGTACATAATCCAtccaaacataaacatgtagatTATTGATTTATCTGGACACAGCGCCATTCTGTTCTGTCTGCTCTATCCCATAATAGCACCCACGTCATACTGATAATTCCGACAGAGTGTTCGTGGCGTAAAACTCACAGGACACCTCGAAGTACATATGAGCCAAAAACTCAAACAGGTAAAACTTTGATTTGACCTAGTCTTTCTTGTATaaacacagtgtacatatagtagTTTAACCGGGCTTGTTGAACAGATACAAGAGCGTGtgggtgtgtgcacatatactttATCTTCCTGTGGCAGGACGTGTCCATGACCCCAAttaaagtgctgccaccactgaagtattatgccgaagacaccagacatgacactccacccagtgacattatactgacaccggtcctgtttccttgctataGGTTCCACGAGCGCAGTGATTTTCTTTACTACATatagtttccttccaccgtaatgctggccgccgtcgtgtaagtgaaatattcttgagtacggcgtaaaacacctatcaaataaataaataaaaccttctCTTTGTCCACAAATTTGGTAAAATGTGGCCTGTATTTACTCTCCCGCTCCGTTAAATCACAGAAAGTTTACAACAACATATCCCATTTCACAAcggcaattaaaaaaaaaagaacataggACATCACATGACTTGATCGACCAATAGCCAGTATCCACACTTAAACGATATGAACAAAATCTGCAGTCTTGAATACCCTTATCAATTTTAAAAGCACTCGGAGCAGCGGtttgttaaatgaaaatatttcttgggaacatttttgatttcatcTCTAATATAACTGGTCATTTGCCAGCCTCATGCTCTAGATGCCGGTGTTAAAACCCTTATAACATTAAGGGATCTCGCCGCTGGCAAATTAGATCTCAACTGTGCATGGTGTCAGTCAACCAACTGTCTCTCGCGTTGTCAATGAAACAGTCCAAAGTTTAGCGTCAAACAGAGTGGCCTCTCAATTCCTCAGTTTTCCTGTTGATATCGGCGAGATCAGGATAAGCAAGAGAGGTTTTTATGACAATGCCAATTTACCTGGTCTAGTTGGTGTCATTGACTATAACCACGGCACCAAGTGTCATCGAAAAATGAATTTGTGAATCGCCACCAGTGCCACAGTATGAACACATGAGCTGTATTTGACCCAGGTTACAGAATCATTGATCTTGTTGTGAGATGGCCAGGTGCCACACATGACTTCCGAATTTTGACAAAGGGTGGACTCCGTCAGCTATTCGAAAGAAACCACACTCCCGGTGGAACTCACCGTCTTCGTGGCAATGGTTAACCATCACGTCGATGGCTACTAACACCATTTCTGCACCCGAATCCTGGCAAACtataataaatatgttgatACAATTTTGAGACTAAATCATCTATAATTAATAGCTCTACCAAAAAGAATGCCTTTATGAGAAAAATGGAACACTTCAtctcaatacatgaagtacccTGACATCAACACGTGTCCTAACACACACGATGTGAGGGTCAAGTATAATTTTGAAATCCATGATAAAACACATATACAGGGTATCAATCATGGAACACAACCTTCGTGTTTCTGTACATAACATATATGCACAACCCTGAGATACCACCTTTAGCATTTATCCGCATTCCAGTACACAAGAGGCTAGatcataaatattgtaatttacGGTAACTAATACCAACACAGGGCATCTGAGATATGATCTGTAACTTTCattacctgcggatggttgtgggttcgcGCGGggactgtccggtttcctcccacgataatgatggccgccgtcgtataagtgaaatattcttgagtacggcataaaacaccaatcaaataaataaaataaatgtatacttaATTTCAATAGACAAGATCCTAGCTTTTGAATTTTGCCAGTTACTAAAATGCACACAAagcatcaacaatggaacaatTATTAAACTGCATAACATAAAATTTCTAATTTTTGTTCACCAGGGATTGATAAGCCTGAGATTGCAACTGTTATTAATACTAAACACATTATTTTGTAAAGTTCGTATGAAAACAAGAAGCTGTGTTGAAAGTGGGTTTGTTCGATGAAAACGGCGTTTTCATATCTTCCACGGAGATTTGTCAAGGCAGTCTCCAGTAAGTGCATGCAAGGTAAGCTGGGATACGCCATTgctatttgcatatttttcagtacTTGCCTATCtgttaaaaatgcatttgatgTATTTGTAAAGCTCTCGTATCTTGTAAATTGCCTGTGATATGATACAGTAGTGATATATAACCCTTTCGTTATGCAGATCACAACTGCCTGTGCAGTTATGCACAGCATATGCAAGAACAGAAACATTCCCCTGTCTGAGGGTGGTGGGGATTAACATAACAGTGACGATCAAGACGATGTCGAGGGAGAGCATCTAGCATTACCTGCTCACGCTGCCATGGGAGTTCGATACAGAGGGCAGTTTGTCAACACATTTCCAGTGTAAGACTTTAACATGGTTAATTCTACAGAAATAAATCATCTCGAATAATGACTGTATATGCATAGACCTTTGTATTCATAATACTGAATTCAACAACAACGGACAATGAATAAGAGATGTATcctgtatatacacacacatgaaaTGCATTAAGTAAACAATCAATACataaagttaaaaatatatcatgtattGAAATATTGAATGAAGAATAACATTATATAATAGGATACGGGTTAAAGACCAGAAAACATTAAACTGGAGTTACGTTGATCTGAGAAATCACTGAGTACTAAGAAAACGAAACATGATTTTCttcttttgcaatttttctcTCAAGATCAGGTAGAGGCAGAAAGTAGAATTTCTCTTGATAAAACCATGTTTCATGATTTAAATCTGTTTCCGGGCCAAACTGTGGTTCCAAGAGGCTACAATAGAATCATACACATtttactctgaaaaaaaaaatgctctttcTGCTGACCATGAGTTAATTTCAATGTTTATTCTATATTGACAAAATCACTACTAACAACTTCATGTTTACAAATCCCTACTGACAACTTCGTGTTTACAAATCCCTACTGACAACTTCATGTTTACAAATCCCTACTAACAACTTCATGTTTACAAATCGCTACTGACAACTTCGTGTTTACAAATCCCTACTGACAACTTCGTGTTTACAAATCCCTACTGACAACTTCGTGTTTACAAATCCCTACTGACAACTTCGTGTTTACAAATCCCTACTGACAACTTCGTGTGCAAAATGATGTCCTGGTAAAAGTAAAGGTAATATTAATTAGAACTGTTATCTTAATTTcgtcagaaatatttatttctttattttttttttgattggtgttttaggccgtactcaagaatattcacttatatgatggcgaccagcattatggtgggaggaaaccgggtcaGAAATATTAAACATAATGCAATTGAGACTTTTACCTGCA
This DNA window, taken from Liolophura sinensis isolate JHLJ2023 chromosome 11, CUHK_Ljap_v2, whole genome shotgun sequence, encodes the following:
- the LOC135477883 gene encoding transcription factor 15-like — protein: MRKVFDRKKRKLDDDGNEGEESFSLDTLDVSPGLDQGPSVAGGDQQLTSLNNKRKKKSLGSKKGSNNMSNTMVLQAGTTTLTMSSETAPTSDANSYCRMSPGGTMKPRTAANARERDRTHSVNTAFVTLRTLIPTEPADRKLSKIETLRLATSYIAHLNTVLMVGSDCMDQPCLKHHGLLPRMPPPNPDSLPKPVCTFCLSASRKLPVRQESCMYKDGRGSIQIRR